TGTGATTTTTTCCATATTTACAGGCTATTCATCGAATAAGACACCCCATTCACGGTATCATCTATGAAGGACTTTGCCAGCGAAGACCTTCTCCGTTTCAACACTATCAGTGTGTGACAGTCACGGCGGAGTCGGCCGTTCTTTGTTACATGATGTACGTTTTATCTTCACTCATCGAGATCCTTGTTAATCAAGGATTATTCATCTTTTGCGACGAAACAGACAAATTGGGCATGGAACTCCGTGTGTGGCACACAATGAAAAAACTTCGAGCAACTTCTCTTTGCCGAACACGGGTCTGGGTGTAAAAAACGTGCCTCGAAACACTTTCGGAGGACCACATCAGCCCCACGGGAAAAAAGCACCTGGTCACTTACCGCTGGTGGAGGAATGGCCGCATCCACACTCATGTTGGCACCTTTTCCACAGCTCTTGGATTCCGGAAAGCAATGATTTTTGGCGACGGAAACctacgacaacgacgacgacaacggtGATCGTGATACGGAAGAAGAGCTTCACACCAGACTACGGATGTTCGAGCAGCACGGAATATCCCGACTGCGTAACTGACAGCTAGGACTGTAAACAACAGTGTGTTTAATTTGCCCACTTCGTTCCCTGTATTTCATCGTCATCAGCTGTATCAGCATTCCTACGTTGTTGCCCGGTCTTGAATCATTTGGGAATTTCGACAACATAATATATCAAAtgggatgtttttctttgtgaaACTGCCTCttcaattttttaataatcattAGGGACGCCTCTAAAACGTTTAGTGCACTTTTCTCGAAATTTCGGCTAGCATAAgcatttttagtttttattctTTCAGGTGTGTTTAAAGAAATCGGGTGATAATCAAACTGATTTATTGCCAGATAAGCAAACGGTTGGAAGGAACATCGCAAATTATTCTTAACATGCTATAGCTCTCAGATTTCGCCTTTTTGAGCTTTAGCCAGAAAGCCATCGCAACAGCGTACGCACTGCACGTAGCACTGCTCAAATCCATCCGAGCCCTTATCATAGTAAGGATCACGTATGATAGCACCGGGCTGTTGCGGATCGAAATCACCAAGCAACAATATTTTCGCCTTACCGCCTCCGTTAGGTGCACGCTCCTTCAAGTCGGCAATGTTCTCTCCGTCCATGCCGAAAATGTAGTCGTAATGTTCGAAATCCGCTTTCTTAATTTGTCTCGCTGTGTTATTGTACGGCAAATCGTGCTTTTTCATTGTAGCTACTGCCCGATGATCCGGATTGCGACCAACGTGCCATGATCCGATAGCGGCACTATCGACTTCCCACCTATCTGCAACGCCAGCATTGTTTATCGTTTTGAGGAACACTGCTTCCGCGATCGGCGATCGACAGATGTTTCCTGTAAAATAAGACAGTACGTTAGCTTCTTCAGTGCATGGGGCAAGTTTCCCTGTGTTATTTAATGTATTACAATAGTACTGCGTATTGATGCTGGTTTCATCCGTAGCTACAAGCAAGGGACCACAATAAGCAAGTTGGTGCATAAGCTTTACCACCACCGTACCGCGCACAAAAGCCACTCCTTTGTAAGCTCTGTTCAGCTACAGGCTATTGGTGTTGAAACATCCAATTCCTACTGACGATATAACACAGCAAATTGGTTTTAACTTACCGAGACAGATAAAAAGAGCCTTCTTGTTTTCACTCATGCTGCTTCCAATCATGCAaatgaatgttttgaaaacaagCTCCTTCTGCGCGCACTGTCAACCACAGGGTGACTAATTTCCAAGACTCGCCAAATATCAATGCCGACATTAAACATCCAACTAGAATTTGAAATCACCGCGAAATCAGCAAAAGCTACCGTGCTTGGTTTTCTCGAATTATATCATAATGCCTCgaagaaacaaacagaactTTGAAGTTCAACATAACTTTcgaatgtttatattttacataaaaGCGCGACGTTTTTGGATTGTGTGATAAGGGCCATTTTAATGATATTTACtaacaattttccaccgctTTAGCCACCATTCTCATCATCGTTTCTCCTACATCGTGCCTTGGCTTGACCCCTAGCTATAGTTGGATAAGGTATGTTACAATATTCTCCCACAATCAAGATATATATCTTTGTTGATACATAACGAGTGTTTAACGAACTTGATAGTGCGAATGATGCTATTGAAATTTTCCAGTAGAAAGGAACCCCACTGTATGGGTTGGAATACGTCGAACAAGCCCTGTACAGGTACGAAAGGGTGTTATTCAGCAACCAAATAGGAAACTAGTGGCTGTACTGGGACGACGCGGCATCTAGAAGGAACCCACACCACGTGGTCTGCTGCTAATCGTAACTACATGAATACGTCTTTGATGTTTTTAAACTGACGAATCGATAAATCGACTGGAAGATCGAAACGATACTGCGTCAAGCGATCCAGCGTTTTCAGAGCATCACGAAAGCCGGTGTTGGCCACATAACTCCAGCTGGAATAATGGGAGCTGACCAGTTCCTTACACTGGAATATAAGGTACAGCCATTGCGTTAACTTCTGGGCGCTAAGAAAGGTGAGGAGAAAATGATCAGTCAGCATGCCCTTACTCCGGGTAAGATTTAATTCTTACTTCAGTCCGGCACATATGAAAGCCTTAAACTGCGAATCGTAGCTTCTTTTGTAGGGACTGTGCAATGCAACAATCGATCCAATAGCACTGAGAAGACTCTGTAAACAAAGAGATGCGAAGTTTTGGTTTGAATTGACGACTTCCagccaggaaaaaaaacccacttaCCTGTTTGTTTGATAACGGTCTGCCATCCACGATATCCAAGTTGAAACTTTCGGACAACTTTCGCGCCGGGGTCGAGTTGTAACGATCgccattttttatgttatagTACACCAGCAATAGCTCCCAGGCATGCATTTCGTCCACACTATTGCTGTCGAATTGGGGCTCCATCTCGTCATCTTCGTCGTCGTCCAGCTGAGAAAACAGATTGTCTTCCACGTTCAAATTTCCCGTGTCCTCCACTGGACACGATGCCTGTTTCTTTGGTGCAGTGGTAGTCGCTCCCGTACTCTTTCGTCTGACCTCCGATCGATAAAAGCCTTCGTTCGATCTTCCGTTCATGCTGGAATGGTGGTTGGTGCCACTGTTACTGCTGCCGTTGGATGAAAAGCATCCCGATATGAATGGAACCAGGCTGTGGCTTGCGCTTTCGGACATGCTCCGCAAACCGTGCTGCATTAAACGTTGGATGGTTTTGGCCAAACGTTTGCGAACCAGCAACGTTAGCTCGTAGTTCTTCCTATTGCCACGGGTAGGACGTGTAGGATCGTCCTCGTCTTCCTCGTTGTGGTCCGCTTCCTTGGGCGCTATTTCGCTTTGTAACGTCAGCACCAACGATGCAATCTCCTGCACGTCGTATTCCAGTCTTGCTCGAATATCACCCCAACAGTTTTGCCGTGTGCGTGCCATCATTTTCGATTGATAGTTTGCCTCGCTGTTCCGATGCTCGCTGCCACAGTTGAACTGGGACAGGGCAAACATTTGCAGCAATGTTCCAGCCTTATCCATCAAACCAAACGCCTTGCTATTGAAGGATTcccgttttgctgctgcttggtTACTATTGCCGCCATGGTTCACCGAGCTGTGACCGGCTACTACGGGCTTTGAAAGCGTTTGACGATCCGTCACGTGTTGTGATCTATTACCGTGTTCTTTGGAGAGTTCTGTACActgttgcttttgttgctgttgctcaaGGAAACGTTTTTTAATTTCTGCCTTCTCATTCGTCTGCAGAAACCCGATAAATCGTTCCAGATCTTGAATTTGTGTTTTAAGCTGCGTCACCAGCTGTTCTTTCATCTTCAACGGATTTACCAGCTCGTCCAGCGCACTGTCCACCTGCTGGCGAAGATCTTCCGAGGTAAGCTGCGGCAGGTCCAGTTCGTTCAAGTTtaagttgatttttttctttatctccTCGATGATCACCTTCTGCTTTTCGAGCAGGATCGTTTGCGGCAGAATTCCTGCACCAGACTCGTACGCATACCGCTCCAGATCCATTAGCTGCGTTTTCAGCTGTTCGATAAGTTCATGCTGCTTTTCGCGTAGGTTTTCCACCGACTCCGGACTTCGGTCGAGATTGGCCACGATTTCGGGGATGTTTTGCTTCACCGGATTCTGCTGTATTTCCGGTATGCCCAGGAACGCAAACTCTTCGAGATTTTTCAGCAACGAATCCCGTTCCTGGGGTGGCGCTTCTACGATCTGTCGTAATCGTAGCTGCACCTGAGCGAAATGCGATGTCAGTGCAATCAGGTTCGACGATAAGACCTCATGCTCGTCCTCGAGCGATTTCAGCCTTTCCCGCTCCACTGCTCCATCGGGCATGGATCTTTCGTCGTGGTGGTCGATAGTGCTTTCATCCGTAAGCCCTTGGTTAGATTCGGAACTGAACGCAGAATCGAAATCGAACTCATCCTCCGATACATTCCTCGGTACTGAGCGCTCATTCTCAACGAACAAACCAAATTTCATATCAACTTCCACGTTGCCATCGTCACCACAATTGCCACAGGCTTCCTCTTCCGCGTTCTTTCCAACGCATGCTTGGTCGCCCTGGTCTACAAACGAAAGAGCTTCGTCGATTCGTATGCCTACGGAGGACatgttttaggtttttttccaaaactgCTCTCACTAGTCAAAACACCCTCCGACAAATGTTCGCTTAAGGCTTGtatgaaattattcaatttcctGCGACCATTTCGTTCGAAGTCCTGCGACGGTCACGGAAACTAAaaccctgctgctgctgtgtgggCGCTAGAATGACGTACTTTGTTGGCAAGCTTTCTTCATTGCTATCCCACCATATGTAATCAATGAAGGAATAACTTTTTCCTTCGGAGAAGTTTTGCCTTCTCCTGGCACGAACAGACGTACACTTGGTGTTTTAGGTAATGGACCACTGCCTTTAGTTGCAATTACTTTGCACAACTCGTAAtggtttactttatttatcccTTCACTCTGCACTGAGTGGAACTTGTACAATAATCGGACCTTTCTCACGTCCTACCAGTTGTGCTATGCGTATTGTCAACTTACTAAAGCTTTTTATGCTTCGCAAGTGTTGGTAAAATACGTTTGCCATGTTTATGCCTACATCAATCCATCAAAGTCATGCACATGCGCAACAGACGGGCCAACAGCATGAACCTCCGAGAAGCACGTGTAGCTAACGCAAACGAACTGCGATATACGTTAGGCAAAGTCCAAAGAGCCCCGTTTAGCGTTTTTATCTAGAGCAGGAGGATCTAATCCTAGTTTTCTTATGCTTACTATTCGATGTTACTAATTAACCGATCCTATCATATTACACAAATGCCTAAACTAGCCTCCACAGATTCAGGTTACGTATAGCGGGGATATCTTGGGTTTGTAAAATTATACTTACCAGTTACCATTTCTGTAGACATATATCTGCTATCCTTTCTTTCGATTAGATTAACGGTGGTTCATTTCACGTGTTCTTTGCCTATCACCGACAAgtcgaacgaaacgaacgataAAGTTGATACCGCGGGCGAAGCTCTACTAGTTGAATTGGCAGGGTTTTCAATCTATTGGTACATACATTCAcgattaaaattttatacaGTAATTGATAAGTTAAAAATTGATTCTTAAGCAATTCATTCACAATTATTATGAGTACGAGCTCGGCGTGTGCAGAAACAGGAATTTGCCGGTCTTGATTAGGCCATACCAACGAGTCGTGGCCTGCTGTGAACGTTCCTAAGATGAAGCAGAATTGTGAATTGTGTGTCTAATAGttaatttttttgggattccatcatttttttcgttttggagTTGAGTACAGCTTAACGCCTTCAATTACTACATTGTGCACGCGTATCTTGTGCTGCATTAACATATAGTTGAatctgtaaaaaaaatgcaaatcatATATTAGTAGCGGTGTTCAGACGTACATAGAAACAGGCGTGATCGAGCGTGAACGCTGTCCGTTTTCACGCTAGCGCGACGTCGCGCCATATCCTGCAATGCAGGAAAAATGAAGCGCGACGCTGCCATCGAGCCGTTAACGGTcaactttaaaattaaataactttttaatGCGTGATCGAAATCGGATGAAATATTCTAgtgaaaattaagaaaaatatatatctTTTTAAATCTATAAATAGTTTTCCTCAAatcgtttaaaattataaaagatAAACAGTGTCAACggttgttttttcaaatataatattgttttaatattgaAGGTGTTCACACGTACGTTGAACGATTCGGAGCGTGAACAGCATTCGCGCCTAGTTCACGCCTATTTCTACATACGTCTTAACACCGCTAGTGTTTGTTCCACATTGCTGCAAATAAGCGCCCTACCTGTAACCCTTGCCGCAGTATTCACACGGGATCCGATCGCCAGTGTGCAGCATCATGTGCTGTCTTAGTTTATGCGGTACTGGGAATCCTTTGCCACATATTTTGCAAACATGTTTCGGTTCCCTGCCTTTGTGGCTGAGCATGTGCCTCTGCAGTCCTTTTCGCCAACTGTACTGCATACCACAAATGCTGCAAGCGAACGATTTGCCCTCATGCTTCGATTCCATGTGTTCCGTTAAACCACGGCGCTCCTTAAATTTATGTCCACATATGCTACACTGATGTTCGCGGACGTTACTGTGTAACTTAATGTGCACGTTGAGCCTAGTTAGTGTTTTGTATGAATTTCCACATATTTCGCATATATGTGATTCCAACGATGCGTCCGTTTTACGCGAAACGGTATGCTCTTCCTTGTCGGAGgatgacaaattggtcagatCTTGGGAATAAAATTCATCGTCGGCTTCAGACGAATAAGTTTCCGATATTAGTTGATTTCTAGTTTCACGCAGCTCTCTCTCCTCATCACATTCGTCCGCAGCACTGGCGCTGGGCAATTCTTGACCGTATGCTTCGAACTCGTACTGGTTGGCGAAGTGCTCCCCCATTACATCCGGTGGCGTCGTGTCGACCACGATTTCATCGCATTCGGCTGGAAAAGTGTCCTTTTTAACAGTACTCGCATTTGTGTCTACGTTGCTGCATCTTTCAGCGTCTTCCGGTGCGTTAGTTTCTTTCGAGGGCCCGGCCTTCATTAGCGTCGCTTGGTGAATGAATATCGTTTTCAGCGTTTCTTGAGCTTCGAAACATTTCTTCCAAAATGTTTGTATTACTGTTGCCATTTCTTTGCAGTAGAGGCACACTCCAGACGGCAACGCCGTGGAGTCGGACAGTTGCAGGTTGTACTGGAAGATTTCATCCAGATTGCACAGCAGCTCAACATTGTCGTCAAGACTGTAGGACTGCTGTTGTCCGCACAGTCGGCAATACGTTCGATCCAATACAAGCTTATCCAGGGAACGAATCTTTAATTCCGGTTTATTAACCGGACATCTAACGTTACGCGTGGGCAGTGCCCCCAGAGCAAGCCGCGGCACCTTATACTGTCTGTTGATGAGATCTTTTTCGAAGTGTTCCTCGCAGATCAAAATTTTGCTTGGCAAGTTTTGCAGAGCAATCACGTTCGACCAGCCCGACTTTATCCACCAATCCTCAAACTCTTGCGTACGGGTGAAAGGAAACACTACGAAATCCCGAATTGTGGGTAcacacttgggaaaaatgcaaattttcccCATATTTGCACGTAGCAACTTTTGTTGATTCGCGTCCATTTCCATCGCGTTGTTATTGTATTCTGTCTGTCTGACGTATGTTAGGCGCTGGTCTAGTGAACGCTTGACGCCATATCATTTATCCAATGGCAAGTTAAATTTAAGTCCAAAAATACGcagtttattttcaaataCTTGCAAATAACAACTGTACAAATTGTTCAACAATAATTGACACGTAAAGTAAAATGCATCAATCCTCCGCACAAAGTttataataaacatttttaattctCGGATATTTTGATACTTTGAAGGATTTATGCTTTAGACCAGCGCCTTAGCGCTTTTGACATTTCTTATTCATTTGCAACTCTACGCGGAAGTTCCATCCCCAAGTCCTTTCCGACGAAAACCGAATCCTGTTGCGTTTTATAAATCATTTCTTTCCAGTAAGTACTTTGCAAGGCGCATAAAATCCGAGTGAACTTATGCTTATTCATCAACATTCATTCATCTAGTGCAAAGATGCAGCTCCACGTAAGAGGATTGAACACGCACGTTTTGGACGTCCAGCCGGATGACAACATTGCCCATGTGAAGGCCTTGCTGGCCGGACTGGAGTCCGTCGACGCTCAGGAGCTTCATCTGTTCTGCGAGGGTAAACCGCTCGCCGATGATGATACTGCGGCCCAGCTGACCTCAGTCGAGCTCGATGTCACGGTTAGCCTGCTCGGTGGTAAGGTACACGGTTCGCTGGCTCGTGCCGGCAAAGTGAAGGGCCAGACACCAAaggtggaaaagaaggaaaagagaaagaagaagaCTGGCCGCGCTAAGCGACGCATCCAGTACAACAGACGCTTCTCGAGCGTAGTTCAGACGTACGGTCGTCGCCGGGGTCCGAATGCCAATTCTGCCTAAACGTTGGGACAATCTGCGGATCAAGTCAAAGCATAGGTTATGGAGGGGTGGAACTGGCGCAGGGTAGGCTTCTACAGTAGCGGGAATCTATATTTTGTCTAAAACCGGTAAAACCGGCAAAGGTTCTCACTGTAACAACCAAACGGAGGAATCATAGAAGcctgcgaaaaaaaaacgtattgtCCAGGAGCAAATAACAAACGATCCCAAGATTTCAACCTCTACTGTAAACCACGCCGTGATTTGATGTAAATAAACTACGCAATTGTCATTCCATTCTTGATGAAGGGCCGATTTCTGTAGCAATGTTTTGAGAAACACGTACCAAGTGCAAAGGGCGATCTGGAGCTGGAACCGAATACACGATGGGGAAAGATTTGGACTTGAACAGTACGCAGAACCTGGTGCATCCAGACTGGGAAATAAAAGATCCAACGCCTGATATATACGCGCTGTTCGCGGTCTTTAATCAGAAATTCTTCCAAACTCGATTGTCTTGCGTCCAACTGGAATGGAGCAAGAAAATGTACAACTGTGCCGGTATCTGCTACCAACGCTCGAACCGCTTGGGGAAAAGCTGCATCATAAGACTGAGTGAACCGCTGCTGAAATTACGCCCGCGTAAAGATTTGATTCAAACGCTGCTACATGAGATGATTCATGCGTATTGCTTCGTATTAGGAATCCGCGAAGGAAATGGAGGCCATGGTCCAACGttcaaaaaaataatgaatggCATCAATAAAATAGCCGGCACCAACATCACGGTTGGAGAATCCTGGGATACGTAGAGAGACAGTCCTTCAACTACgcttcttttcgttttagGTTTACCACAGTTTTCACGACGAGGTGGATCTCTACAAAACACACTGGTGGAAGTGTAATGGCCCATGTCAGAACAAACATCCTTTTTATGGGTTGGTGAAGCGGACAACTAACCGCAAACCGGGAACGTATGACTTTTGGTGGCAAGAGCATCAGCAAACGTGTGGCGGAGAATTTATAAAGATTCGGGAACCTTCCCCCAAACGCAAACGCGCATtgacaaacaaagaaaatattaTGGGATCACAAACTCCCGGTGGTTTTAACCGATCtcaagaaacaaaaccgaagTCTAGCCAAGGTAGTCAAAAGAATGTAATATCGAACTATTTCAACAACTCTACCTCAACTCGTACCACACCGAAAAAACCTACATACACACCCGGAGCAAAGCCAAACTATGGTGGCGGAACGTTGGTAATACGGAAACCACCTGTTGTTACGACTCAAACGCCTAAGGTAACACCGAAAATTGAAAATCCGCCCACATCATCCCGGAAGGTTCCAgcgcaaaaaccacccctGGAAGGTAATTTGCGCAACGTGAGGCAGTTCAAAGATTTGCCACCTGATGGAGAAGGGCCATCCATACGTGTATCACCTCCGATTCCAGTGTTTACCGGTACAGGATTCGTGCTTGGTTCGACGGGTAGCACGGGTGAGCGAAGAAGTCGACTGTTGGACAAATTTCCGCCAACCaccggtagcagcagcagcagcactaagCCAACTTTGTCGAAAAAACCACGAACGGAATGGAAACCCAAACCACCTACAAGCACAAGCAACACGATGGAGACCATCATGCTTTCTGACGATTCCGACAACATATTCGACGAGATAGATTTGACGCAGGTGGGAAACATCAAGAAGGAACGAACGGAATCGATCCGTAAGGAAATCGTTGATTCGCTCCCTAACGATGAGCTGGATGAAATTATCCTGATCGACGACGAGTATGATGATGAGCTGGCAGATGAAGAACTGTCGTCGGTTGATAGTTCATTGCTCGACCGATCGGTGATAGACGAGTTGTTTAACGAAAGCGATGAACTGATCGAAGATTTTAATCGCTccaatgcacaaattaaggtTGAAAAACCCGAGGACGAAATCGTGACTTGTCCGATGTGTCTGAAACGAATGGCACGATCTAAGATCGGTGATCATTTCGAAAGTTGTTACTCGCATATTGCCGGCGAAACAAGCACCACGGGGAGTAGAGGGCAAAGCACAACGAACGATGTTAGCCAACCGTCCACATCAAAGGTCATCCCAGCGGGGAGCAGAACATCAACGGCGGCTAAAAAATCGGAATCGGTTGATTTGATTACGGCACAGGAGCAACTGTTGCGTGACTGTGGTTACGCAGAAGCGGACATAGCGAATGTGGTGCAAGACATGAGCACGCAAGATATGCCGGCACCTAATGTGGCATCGCTAAGAGAGCAAATGCTGCGTGATTGTGGCTACACGGAAGCGGACATTAGACGAGTATTTGATGATGCATCATCGGAAGACGCGTTGAACAATGATGTGGAATTTATATCCGTTGTGGAAAACTGTGAATGCCCGATCTGTGGGAAAACGGTGTCGCTAAGTACGGTCAATCAACACATCGACCAGTGTCTTGTAAAGTAGCGTTAGAtgttataattttttaataagAATAAGACGTTTTTCTACCTGTTAAATTGACAAAGCTTCGATCCTTCGTCCAAGGTGTGTGAATGTCCTATTAGCTAATATTGGTACTATTGGATACTGCTTCGATCTCTATGCATGGTTCGGGAGGATAGTCATGTGCCGTAGGTAGTAAGCTACCGTTACGAACTTCACCGTTTTCACGCTCGTGAGATTTGATATGGATTCGCAAATTATTCTTGGTGGAAAAGCATTTGCCACAGTGTTGGCACATTTCCGATTTTTCACCCGTGTGCGTAGTGTAATGTGCTCTCAGCTGCTTGCCCGTTGCAAACAACCGTTTGCACTGATCGCATTCGTATTCCTTAAAATGGGCCTGCAGGTGCGAGATCATGTTGTTCACCTTATCGGTGCTGTAACGCTCACAGTGATTGCACTTGTACTGCATCGGATTGCGGCTTAGTATCGTGTAGTGTTCCACCCAAGATTTGGCTGGCCGATAGTTGTAGTTTTTCGCATGCACCTTCAGATGAAGTATCAGATTGAAGGATGTGTTAAACTTCTTCGGACAAAGCGTACACTGGTAGCTACGTTCCTGGGAATGTTTCTTCAGATGCACGTCGTATGATTCGATTGTTTGAAGGacttttttgcaaacaacacACTCGTACCCTCTGTCCTCGTTGTGCGTAAGCTCGTGGTTACGCCGTTTGTTTGGATGGTTGAATACCATGTCACACTTGCTGCATTTCAACGTTGTGGTATGATACTTCATGTGTTGCTTAAGTGCAGCCTGGGAGCCGTACTGTTTGCCACAAATCTTACAATGTACGATGCAAGGAGCACCACCGCCTAGGTGGTACGTATGAGTGTGATAATATTTACCAGCCGCATTGCTATAGCGACGATCACAGTAGTCACACTTGATCGGTTGTTCGTGCATCTTCATATGCGTGTTCAGCGTACGCACTCGTGTTAGGACGATGGTTTCCATGACGCACCGTTTGCAGGTGTACGGTACTTTGTCCACGTGCGTAGCTAGATGTTCTATCAACGCTTTCCGAGAACCCAACGGCTCGCTACTACAAATGTAGCACTTGAAATCATGCAGCATTGGTACACGGGCGTTGGATAGGTCCTTCACCGCTCGGTTAGTTTGACgaaggtttgtgtttttcttttgccgttTCGTTTTCGGCTCACTGTTCGAGATTGTACATTTTACAACTAGTTGAGCGAAGGTGGCATTCTCGACTTTCGGCTTGAAGGTACTGTCTGTGTTTTCATTATCGCAATCTATCTCTTCTTTCGCAGATGCTTCGTCGTCTGTTTCCTCTTCCTGATGGTTATCCGATTGGTTACATCGAGTGCGAATACGAAGAGATCTGCGTGTTGATTCGGTTTCTGTTTTTGCGCTTTCGTTCTTTTCATAATCGTATCGCTTGGAAGATGTAACAGTGCCATCGACTCCCTGAGATTCATCCACTGCATTTGGCGAAAAGTCCATTTTGCTAGAATTATATAAACTGATTTTGAAGAAACGTTCTAAACTCCTATCTGCCTACACTTACAGACGTTCCACTTCCAAATCGTGGCCGTGATCAGTAGAAATTGCTCCTCGAAGCTTGCGATCAGATGCgtgaaacaattttacatGTTCATCGATTGACTTCAGTCGCGAAATGCACTGTTTGCAtatcatttttgaaaatttatcatCTTCGTCGATCTGGAAGGAAAGATTGTGATGCGGACCACTGCCGTAAACCATTTTTGGGTAAATGATAGTGGCAAACAATCATTACATACCTGCAGTCGTACAGTGTTTCGAATAATACCTAACAGCTCCGAATTTGCACTAGAATCAAACAGTGGGCACATCTTTTTGCACGAAACAAGACACATTCTACATATTCCGTTTCCTGTTTCCATCTTATAGGCGAATTTGCCCGTCCAGCAAAATTTCTTGCTGGTAAGacgta
The Anopheles moucheti chromosome 2, idAnoMoucSN_F20_07, whole genome shotgun sequence genome window above contains:
- the LOC128310366 gene encoding DNA-dependent metalloprotease SPRTN-like codes for the protein MGKDLDLNSTQNLVHPDWEIKDPTPDIYALFAVFNQKFFQTRLSCVQLEWSKKMYNCAGICYQRSNRLGKSCIIRLSEPLLKLRPRKDLIQTLLHEMIHAYCFVLGIREGNGGHGPTFKKIMNGINKIAGTNITVYHSFHDEVDLYKTHWWKCNGPCQNKHPFYGLVKRTTNRKPGTYDFWWQEHQQTCGGEFIKIREPSPKRKRALTNKENIMGSQTPGGFNRSQETKPKSSQGSQKNVISNYFNNSTSTRTTPKKPTYTPGAKPNYGGGTLVIRKPPVVTTQTPKVTPKIENPPTSSRKVPAQKPPLEGNLRNVRQFKDLPPDGEGPSIRVSPPIPVFTGTGFVLGSTGSTGERRSRLLDKFPPTTGSSSSSTKPTLSKKPRTEWKPKPPTSTSNTMETIMLSDDSDNIFDEIDLTQVGNIKKERTESIRKEIVDSLPNDELDEIILIDDEYDDELADEELSSVDSSLLDRSVIDELFNESDELIEDFNRSNAQIKVEKPEDEIVTCPMCLKRMARSKIGDHFESCYSHIAGETSTTGSRGQSTTNDVSQPSTSKVIPAGSRTSTAAKKSESVDLITAQEQLLRDCGYAEADIANVVQDMSTQDMPAPNVASLREQMLRDCGYTEADIRRVFDDASSEDALNNDVEFISVVENCECPICGKTVSLSTVNQHIDQCLVK
- the LOC128310367 gene encoding zinc finger protein 569-like; protein product: METGNGICRMCLVSCKKMCPLFDSSANSELLGIIRNTVRLQIDEDDKFSKMICKQCISRLKSIDEHVKLFHASDRKLRGAISTDHGHDLEVERLKMDFSPNAVDESQGVDGTVTSSKRYDYEKNESAKTETESTRRSLRIRTRCNQSDNHQEEETDDEASAKEEIDCDNENTDSTFKPKVENATFAQLVVKCTISNSEPKTKRQKKNTNLRQTNRAVKDLSNARVPMLHDFKCYICSSEPLGSRKALIEHLATHVDKVPYTCKRCVMETIVLTRVRTLNTHMKMHEQPIKCDYCDRRYSNAAGKYYHTHTYHLGGGAPCIVHCKICGKQYGSQAALKQHMKYHTTTLKCSKCDMVFNHPNKRRNHELTHNEDRGYECVVCKKVLQTIESYDVHLKKHSQERSYQCTLCPKKFNTSFNLILHLKVHAKNYNYRPAKSWVEHYTILSRNPMQYKCNHCERYSTDKVNNMISHLQAHFKEYECDQCKRLFATGKQLRAHYTTHTGEKSEMCQHCGKCFSTKNNLRIHIKSHERENGEVRNGSLLPTAHDYPPEPCIEIEAVSNSTNIS